Proteins encoded within one genomic window of Vicinamibacteria bacterium:
- a CDS encoding HAD family hydrolase, with protein MSSRRPTATLLLTLSLLAGACTAPETPEPSAEAPAVPLPSWNDGAPKQAIIQFIDDVTTAGGASFVPPAERIATFDNDGCLWSEQPMYFQLIFALDRVRAMAADHPEWSDTEPFKSAIAGDMNGLMAGGTAGVEKVVLEAHANMTAAEFAGSVREWLTTARHPTTGRPYTEMVYQPMLELLDYLRGNDFKTFIVSGGGVDFMRVFAEEVYGIPPEQVVGSSLGSEFEMRDGVPTIVKKGEGLFVDDKAGKPVGIYRHIGRRPIFAAGNSDGDLQMLQYTTIPRGPGDTSPRLGLIVHHTDGDREWAYDRDSHIGRLSDALDEAYQRGWVVVDMKNDWSRIYPDPDK; from the coding sequence ATGTCGAGTCGACGCCCGACGGCGACCTTGCTGCTCACGCTCAGCCTGCTCGCGGGCGCTTGTACCGCTCCCGAGACGCCAGAACCCTCCGCGGAGGCTCCGGCCGTTCCGCTCCCGTCGTGGAACGACGGTGCCCCCAAGCAAGCCATCATCCAGTTCATCGACGACGTGACCACCGCGGGCGGGGCCTCGTTCGTCCCGCCCGCCGAGCGCATCGCCACCTTCGACAACGACGGCTGTCTTTGGAGCGAGCAGCCGATGTACTTTCAGTTGATCTTTGCCCTCGACCGCGTCCGGGCCATGGCGGCCGATCATCCGGAGTGGAGCGACACGGAACCGTTCAAGAGTGCTATCGCCGGCGACATGAACGGGCTCATGGCCGGCGGAACGGCAGGCGTGGAGAAGGTCGTGCTCGAAGCACACGCGAACATGACGGCAGCGGAGTTCGCCGGATCGGTGCGCGAATGGCTGACGACGGCACGGCATCCGACGACCGGCAGGCCCTATACGGAGATGGTCTACCAACCCATGCTCGAGCTTCTCGACTATCTCCGCGGCAACGACTTCAAGACCTTCATCGTCTCCGGTGGCGGCGTCGACTTCATGCGGGTGTTTGCCGAGGAGGTATACGGCATACCGCCCGAGCAAGTGGTCGGCTCGTCGCTCGGATCCGAATTCGAGATGCGCGACGGGGTACCCACCATCGTCAAGAAAGGAGAAGGCCTATTCGTGGACGACAAGGCAGGCAAACCCGTCGGCATCTATCGCCACATCGGCCGCCGGCCGATTTTCGCCGCGGGCAATTCCGACGGTGACCTGCAGATGTTGCAATACACCACGATTCCTCGCGGTCCCGGCGATACCTCGCCGAGATTGGGTCTCATCGTTCACCACACCGATGGCGACCGCGAGTGGGCGTATGACCGCGACTCGCACATCGGCCGGCTCAGCGATGCGCTCGATGAGGCCTATCAGCGCGGCTGGGTCGTCGTCGACATGAAAAACGACTGGAGTCGGATCTATCCCGACCCGGACAAGTAA